In Rhizophagus irregularis chromosome 7, complete sequence, a single genomic region encodes these proteins:
- a CDS encoding uncharacterized protein (SECRETED:cutsite_VVG-VP; SECRETED:prob_0.7171); SECRETED:SignalP(1-19), protein MFAQLYIIYFFFLVSAVVGVPVENLQNQTSSTVSLLGKVIPTKPTCTDPIYRKYKSSACVTRKTVRVSCESYDLPGTVVDTNFYCADGESCIDMTSNDAICVNENINSVREWENNHVDGRVCSEPVLLVKPPTKYFHLVAGITAY, encoded by the coding sequence ATGTTTGCTcaactatatattatatattttttctttttggttTCGGCTGTAGTAGGAGTACCTgtagaaaatttacaaaatcagACTTCTAGCACTGTTAGTCTTCTGGGTAAGGTTATACCCACTAAGCCTACATGCACTGACCCTATTTATAGGAAATATAAAAGCTCCGCTTGCGTTACAAGGAAAACAGTGAGGGTTTCATGTGAATCTTATGATCTTCCAGGCACAGTTGTAGATACTAATTTTTACTGTGCAGATGGCGAATCTTGTATTGATATGACCTCAAATGATGCAATTTGTGTCAACGAAAACATTAATTCTGTTCGAGAATGGGAAAATAATCATGTTGATGGAAGAGTATGTTCAGAACCTGTTTTATTGGTGAAACCACCAACAAAGTATTTCCATCTTGTAGCTGGAATAACAGCATATTAA
- a CDS encoding uncharacterized protein (SECRETED:cutsite_LFG-TK; SECRETED:prob_0.2573); SECRETED:SignalP(1-22), whose protein sequence is MRHLKRLLFGIILLSSFGFLFGTKESEDKKEPELDIEANSINSKGSDEKKAEELKLMEKQTFKKVMSKLTFKGVFEDLLYLSSLYTSTKYSIL, encoded by the exons ATGCGTCATTTAAAACGTCTTCTCTTTGGAATTATTCTCTTGTCATCCTTTGG ttttttatttggcACGAAAGAATCAGAAGATAAGAAAGAACCGGAACTAGATATCGAGGCAAATTCGATAAACTCAAAAGGTTCAGACGAAAAAAAGGCAGAAGAACTCAAGTTAATGGAAAAACAAACctttaaaaaagtaatgtCCAAACTAACCTTTAAAGGAGTATTCGAAGACCTTCTTTATCTTTCATCATTATACACTAGTACTAAGtatagtattttataa
- a CDS encoding uncharacterized protein (SECRETED:cutsite_VVG-IP; SECRETED:prob_0.7292); SECRETED:SignalP(1-20) encodes MFAQLYIIYIFFFLVSAVVGIPVENFQNQTFSTNSIIPTRPKCTDPIYTKYKSSVCVTRKSVRVSCESYDLPGTVVDTNFSCGEGESCIDITSNDAFCVDENSGLAQEWENNHVDGRVCSAPVLLVPPDKSFKLVAGITAYSTTGDPIQVQSLSAKYDDKDSDDYTEQKNKFSFNIKQENFSHYIKFCFAAGTQEEVQAVASLGYVLL; translated from the coding sequence ATGTTTGctcaattatatattatatatatatttttctttttggttTCAGCTGTTGTAGGAATACCTgtagaaaattttcaaaatcagACTTTTAGCACTAATAGTATTATACCTACTAGGCCTAAATGCACTGATCCtatttatactaaatataaaagCTCCGTTTGCGTTACAAGGAAATCAGTGAGGGTTTCATGTGAATCTTATGATCTTCCAGGCACAGTTGTAGATACTAATTTTAGCTGTGGAGAAGGCGAATCTTGTATTGATATTACCTCAAATGACGCATTCTGTGTTGACGAAAACAGTGGTCTTGCTCAAGAATGGGAAAACAATCATGTTGATGGAAGAGTATGTTCAGCACCTGTCTTATTAGTGCCACCagataaatcttttaaactTGTAGCTGGAATAACAGCATATTCAACAACTGGGGACCCAATACAAGTACAATCGCTATCAGCAAAATATGACGATAAAGATTCAGATGATTATacagaacaaaaaaataaattcagcTTCAATattaaacaagaaaatttttctcattatataaaattctgcTTCGCTGCAGGCACTCAAGAGGAAGTACAAGCTGTAGCTTCTCTAGGATATGTTCTTCTCTAG
- a CDS encoding uncharacterized protein (SECRETED:cutsite_AVG-IP; SECRETED:prob_0.6704); SECRETED:SignalP(1-19), with protein MFAQLYIIYIFFLVSAAVGIPVVNLQNQTFSTDGLVPTRPKCTDPNNAKYKSSVCATRKLARVSCESNDNPGTVVDTNFSCGDGESCVDITSNDVLCVDENNALVWENNHYSGFACSAPVLLVPPHESFQLVAGMTTYSTTGDPIQVVVLLAKYGDNESREFVGHQNNFTFAINQGNFSKNLSFCFAAGNEEEIQAVASLGYVLL; from the coding sequence ATGTTTGctcaattatatattatatatattttctttttggttTCAGCTGCAGTAGGAATACCTGtagtaaatttacaaaatcagACTTTTAGTACTGATGGTCTTGTACCCACTAGGCCTAAATGCACTGATCCTAATAATGCTAAATATAAAAGCTCCGTTTGCGCTACAAGGAAATTAGCGAGGGTTTCATGTGAATCTAATGATAATCCAGGCACAGTTGTAGATACTAATTTTAGCTGTGGAGATGGCGAATCTTGTGTTGATATTACTTCAAATGATGTATTATGTGTTGACGAAAACAATGCTCTAGTATGggaaaataatcattattctGGATTTGCATGTTCAGCACCTGTTTTATTAGTGCCACCACATGAGTCTTTTCAACTTGTAGCTGGAATGACAACATATTCAACAACTGGGGATCCAATACAAGTAGTTGTGCTATTAGCAAAATATGGCGATAACGAATCACGTGAATTTGTAGGACACCAAAATAATTTCACCTTCGCTATTAATCAaggaaatttttctaaaaatttgaGTTTCTGCTTCGCTGCAGGCAACGAAGAGGAAATACAAGCTGTAGCTTCTCTAGGATATGTTCTTCTCTAG